Proteins encoded in a region of the Streptomyces sp. NBC_00258 genome:
- a CDS encoding zinc ribbon domain-containing protein — translation MLRNRRLARRITDAGFGEIRRQLDYKTRQRHATRLVVADRWYPSSKTCSGCGAVKAKLPLHIRTYACDACGLVIDRDDNAALNLAALAAACSTGTAVAGDRGTPKRVSKPRGADRKTRATCPRRMTEAGRAGGATLPQQRQTETRDRTQTEALTLW, via the coding sequence ATGCTCCGCAACCGGCGGCTGGCCCGCCGGATTACCGACGCCGGATTCGGGGAGATCCGCCGCCAGCTCGACTACAAGACCCGCCAGCGCCACGCCACCCGCCTCGTAGTCGCCGACCGTTGGTACCCCTCCTCCAAGACCTGTTCCGGGTGCGGCGCGGTGAAAGCCAAGCTGCCGCTGCACATCCGGACCTACGCATGCGACGCCTGCGGCCTGGTCATCGACCGGGACGACAACGCCGCGCTCAACCTCGCCGCTCTCGCGGCGGCATGCTCGACCGGTACCGCAGTGGCCGGAGACCGGGGCACCCCCAAGCGGGTGTCGAAGCCTCGCGGAGCCGACCGTAAGACCCGCGCCACCTGCCCCCGTCGTATGACGGAGGCGGGGCGGGCAGGTGGCGCAACCCTGCCGCAGCAGCGGCAGACAGAAACTAGAGACCGTACTCAAACCGAAGCCCTCACGCTCTGGTGA
- a CDS encoding IS607 family transposase: MKLAEWAREQGVSYQTAWRWVKDGKMPVPVRQAPSGTWLVDQVAVQPSGRVVAYCRVSSPDQKADLERQAARVVSGANGLGLAVAEVVAEVGSGLNGRRRKLHRVLSDPQAAVIVVEHRDRLARCGVEHLEAVLSASGRRLVVLEPTETADDLVRDITEVLTSMCARLYGRRAAKNRVARAVAVATGEDQ, encoded by the coding sequence GTGAAGCTTGCGGAGTGGGCCCGTGAGCAGGGGGTGAGTTACCAGACCGCCTGGCGGTGGGTGAAGGACGGGAAGATGCCCGTCCCGGTCCGCCAGGCGCCGTCCGGGACGTGGCTGGTCGACCAGGTCGCCGTCCAGCCGTCCGGGCGGGTGGTGGCGTACTGCCGCGTGTCGTCCCCTGACCAGAAGGCCGACCTTGAGCGGCAGGCCGCCCGGGTCGTGTCCGGTGCGAACGGGCTGGGCCTGGCTGTCGCCGAGGTCGTCGCCGAGGTCGGCTCCGGGTTGAACGGCCGGCGCCGCAAGCTGCACCGGGTGCTGTCCGACCCGCAGGCGGCGGTGATCGTGGTCGAGCACCGTGACCGGCTGGCCCGGTGCGGTGTCGAGCACCTCGAAGCCGTGCTGTCGGCGTCCGGGCGGCGCCTGGTCGTTCTCGAGCCGACCGAGACGGCTGACGACCTGGTGCGGGACATCACCGAGGTGCTCACGTCGATGTGCGCGCGCCTGTACGGGCGGCGGGCGGCGAAGAACCGCGTCGCCCGCGCGGTGGCCGTGGCGACCGGCGAGGACCAGTGA
- a CDS encoding RNA-guided endonuclease TnpB family protein, producing MKKFQPQPGFVVQAFRFALDPNAAQESALRSHCGAARAAYNWAVGWVEASWWQRKAEETYGVFEAELTEWRPWSLPSLRKAFNAAKHTDARFAAWWEENSKEAYSTGLANAAAAFDNYSKSKRGQRKGKRVGAPRFKSKRKTRLACRFTTGTIRVESGGRHVTLPRLGTIRTHEPTVKLLARVKDGTARILSATVRHERGRWFVSFQAEVKRDLERVARPDTAVGIDLGVKTLAVTADSTGEIRTVANPGHYDAARKQLRRASRTVSRRQGPDRRTGRKPSKQREKANAARNRVHHRVANLREDALHNSPRALPPSTAPSWSRTSTPPGCSATGGWPAGLPTPDSGRSAASSTTRPASATPPAS from the coding sequence GTGAAGAAGTTCCAGCCTCAGCCCGGGTTCGTGGTGCAGGCGTTCCGGTTCGCCCTGGACCCGAACGCCGCCCAGGAGAGCGCGCTGCGTTCGCACTGCGGTGCCGCGCGTGCCGCCTACAACTGGGCTGTCGGCTGGGTCGAGGCGTCGTGGTGGCAGCGCAAGGCCGAGGAGACGTACGGCGTTTTCGAGGCGGAGCTGACCGAGTGGCGGCCGTGGTCGCTGCCGTCGCTGCGGAAGGCGTTCAACGCCGCCAAGCACACCGATGCGAGGTTCGCCGCCTGGTGGGAGGAGAACTCCAAGGAGGCGTACTCCACCGGGCTGGCCAACGCCGCTGCCGCGTTCGACAACTACAGCAAGTCCAAGCGCGGGCAGCGCAAGGGCAAGCGGGTAGGTGCGCCCCGGTTCAAGTCGAAGCGCAAGACGCGCCTTGCCTGCCGGTTCACCACCGGCACGATCCGTGTCGAGTCCGGCGGCCGGCACGTAACGCTGCCCCGACTAGGCACGATCCGCACCCACGAGCCCACCGTCAAACTCCTGGCCCGCGTCAAGGACGGGACGGCCCGCATCCTGTCCGCGACCGTCCGCCACGAGCGGGGACGCTGGTTCGTCTCCTTCCAAGCGGAGGTCAAGCGCGACCTCGAACGCGTGGCGCGCCCGGACACAGCGGTCGGTATCGACCTCGGCGTGAAGACCCTCGCGGTGACGGCCGACAGCACGGGCGAGATCCGAACCGTCGCGAATCCCGGGCACTACGACGCCGCGCGCAAGCAGTTGCGCCGCGCCTCCCGGACCGTGTCCCGCCGTCAGGGCCCGGACCGGCGCACCGGACGCAAGCCGTCGAAGCAGCGGGAGAAAGCCAACGCTGCACGCAACCGCGTGCACCACCGGGTGGCGAACCTCCGCGAAGACGCCCTGCACAACTCACCACGAGCGTTGCCGCCGAGTACGGCACCGTCGTGGTCGAGGACCTCAACGCCGCCGGGATGCTCCGCAACCGGCGGCTGGCCCGCCGGATTACCGACGCCGGATTCGGGGAGATCCGCCGCCAGCTCGACTACAAGACCCGCCAGCGCCACGCCACCCGCCTCGTAG